ACCGCCCTGCAGCGCCTCGGCGTGCGGTCGCAGACCCTCTATGCCTATGTCAGCCGAGGCCGGGTCGACGCCCGCCCCGATCCGGCCGATCCGCGCCGCAGCCTCTACCGCGCCGCCGACATCGGGGCCCTGACCGACCGGCGGGCTCGGGGCCGCAAGGCCTCGGCGGTGGCCCAGAGCGCCATCGCCTGGGGCGAGCCGGTGCTGGCCAGCGCCATCACCACCATCGCCGGGGGGCGCCTCTGGTATCGGGGGCGGGACGCCGCCGAGCTGGCGCAGACCCAGACCCTGGAGGCCGTGGCGCGCCTGCTGCGCGGCGGTCATGGCGCGGTGCTCAAGAGCGTCGAGCGCACCGCTCCGCCCGCCTTGGATGACGGCAAGGCCAGGCTGTTCGCGGCCCTGGCCGCCCGGGCCGCGGCCGAGCCGCCGGCGCGGGGGCGGGCGCCGCTGGCCCTGGCGCTGGAGGGCGGCGGCCTGCTCGACCTCGTCGCCGACGCGGTCTGCGGCGGGCTGGGAACCGGCCCGATCCACCAGCGCCTGGCCGCCGCCTGGGGCCAACCGTCAGCGGCGGACCCGATCCGCCGCGCCCTGGTGCTGCTGGCCGACCATGAGCTCAACGCCTCGACCTTCGCCGCCCGGGTGGCGGCCTCGACCGGGGCCGGGCTGTCGGCGGCGGCGCTGGCCGGTCTCTGCGCCCTGTCCGGGCCCCTGCACGGCGGCATGGCGGCCCGGGTCTGGAACCTGCTCGAGGAATCCCGCCGCATCGGCCCGGCCGCCACGGTCGAGGGGCGTCTCGCGCGCGCCGCCCCGACCCCCGGCTTTGGCCACCCGCTCTACCCGGAGGGCGATCCGCGCGCCGAAGCCCTGCTGACGGCCTGTCCGCCGACGGAGGATC
The nucleotide sequence above comes from Caulobacter sp. NIBR1757. Encoded proteins:
- a CDS encoding citrate synthase produces the protein MSTDWIDRETALQRLGVRSQTLYAYVSRGRVDARPDPADPRRSLYRAADIGALTDRRARGRKASAVAQSAIAWGEPVLASAITTIAGGRLWYRGRDAAELAQTQTLEAVARLLRGGHGAVLKSVERTAPPALDDGKARLFAALAARAAAEPPARGRAPLALALEGGGLLDLVADAVCGGLGTGPIHQRLAAAWGQPSAADPIRRALVLLADHELNASTFAARVAASTGAGLSAAALAGLCALSGPLHGGMAARVWNLLEESRRIGPAATVEGRLARAAPTPGFGHPLYPEGDPRAEALLTACPPTEDLAALLGAVESGTGERANIDFALVAMAEALGLPRDAPFLLFAVARSAGWIAHAVEEGSGGRLIRPRARYVGPAVGV